TATCTATGGAATTTCTATTTACTCCAAAGTCCTTTGCTATATTCTCTATTTCCTCACAAAGAAAGTACCTTCTTATGAATATCTCCTTATCCTGTTGTTTCATGCAATCTATTGCTTTCATAAGTTCCTCTGTATCTTCTTTTAATACTATAGTTTCCTCTGTATTTTTATCATCACTTAAAGAATAATCATCTATACATTCAACAGTGCTATGCTTAAATAATTTTCTTTTATAATCTATAGCTTTGTATTTTGATATTGCTATTATCCAACTTTTAAAATTTCCCTTTTCTTCTTGAAAACTTTGGATATTAGTCCATATAGACCAAAATATATCATTTGCACATTCTTCCACATATTGTGAATGAAAACTTGAATTCAAAACATTATGCACAACTTTGAATACCAAATTGCTGTAATTATCCACAACAAAATCCAAAGCCTTGGGATTTCTTTTTTTCATTTGTTTTATGAAATTTTTCTCATCTACAATCATGCCTATACCTCCTTGAGAAGCTTCTCATAACATAATACGAAGGAACTTATGGTTTTCTGACATTAGTATATCAAAAAAATTAAAATACTTAGAATATATTGTGACATAACACATTGAAAAAGATCTGATCTTAATTCCGTAATAAATTTGTAATTTGGGACTGTTCACAATACGCCAAGAACTTCTAAATGTCTCACAGTTAAAGCCCCTAAAGCTTTCAAACTCACTCGTTCCTCGTTCAAACATGAAAGCTTCTTAACGGTTCTTTAACTGTAAGATATAAGAAGTTCTAAGGCTAGTTCAATAGTCCCCAATTCCACATTTATTACTACATTAAAATCAGATTTTTAGTTTAATATGTATATGTTTTGAGAGGAGATGCCTACTAAAGGATGACTTTCCTCCACTACGTTACGGAAAATCTTTAATTTATAAATGAGAAAGCGCTCATAATATTTTTTAGGCGTAGCCTTTCGTTTA
The DNA window shown above is from Haloimpatiens massiliensis and carries:
- a CDS encoding sigma-70 family RNA polymerase sigma factor — translated: MIVDEKNFIKQMKKRNPKALDFVVDNYSNLVFKVVHNVLNSSFHSQYVEECANDIFWSIWTNIQSFQEEKGNFKSWIIAISKYKAIDYKRKLFKHSTVECIDDYSLSDDKNTEETIVLKEDTEELMKAIDCMKQQDKEIFIRRYFLCEEIENIAKDFGVNRNSIDKRLSRGRKFLKEKIICLEGDI